A single region of the Kineococcus mangrovi genome encodes:
- a CDS encoding 3-hydroxyacyl-CoA dehydrogenase NAD-binding domain-containing protein, which yields MRMTVIGCGYLGAVHAACMAELGHEVIGIDVDPEKVAALQAA from the coding sequence CGGATGACTGTCATCGGGTGTGGGTACCTCGGAGCCGTCCATGCGGCGTGCATGGCTGAGCTGGGTCATGAGGTCATCGGCATCGACGTCGATCCGGAGAAGGTGGCCGCGTTGCAGGCGGCG